One Methanolinea sp. DNA window includes the following coding sequences:
- a CDS encoding histone deacetylase, with protein sequence MRARCSVITGGEFARHDLGLHEENARRLQDALAAVPPHVRVYPPQPASFEDLARVHEERHIRMLEELCSYGGRRYLDLDTYVTEDSFRVATLAAGAAIGAVGRALGGEPCFALVRPPGHHAEPCRAMGYCLFNNAAVAAAWALERVERVAIVDWDLHHGNGTQKIFYGTDRVLFCSIHQADIFPWTGWIDEVGEGRGRGFTLNAPLPAGAGIADYHHVFSTVFCEALAHFEPDALIVSAGFDPLHDDPKGGMRLHPRDFAVLCSLLREAASCPPALVLEGGYGPSLGEAVRAVLEILGSDEACPCPPGLVPRASTARIARLLRKVMF encoded by the coding sequence ATGAGGGCGCGGTGCTCGGTCATCACCGGGGGTGAATTCGCGCGGCACGACCTCGGGTTGCACGAGGAGAACGCCCGCAGGCTGCAGGATGCACTCGCCGCCGTGCCCCCGCACGTGAGGGTTTACCCTCCGCAACCCGCGTCGTTCGAAGACCTCGCGCGGGTCCACGAGGAGAGGCACATCCGCATGCTCGAGGAGCTCTGCAGCTACGGCGGCAGGAGGTACCTCGACCTCGACACGTACGTGACGGAGGATTCCTTCCGCGTCGCGACACTCGCGGCCGGCGCGGCGATCGGGGCGGTCGGGCGTGCCCTCGGTGGGGAACCGTGCTTTGCCCTCGTCCGCCCGCCGGGGCACCACGCCGAGCCGTGCCGGGCGATGGGGTACTGCCTCTTCAATAACGCCGCGGTCGCGGCGGCGTGGGCCCTCGAACGGGTGGAGCGCGTCGCGATCGTCGACTGGGACCTCCACCACGGGAACGGCACACAGAAGATATTCTACGGGACGGACCGGGTCCTCTTCTGTTCCATCCACCAGGCAGACATATTCCCGTGGACAGGCTGGATCGACGAGGTGGGGGAGGGGAGGGGCAGGGGGTTCACCCTGAACGCCCCGCTCCCGGCCGGCGCGGGGATCGCCGATTACCACCATGTCTTCTCGACGGTGTTCTGCGAGGCACTCGCGCACTTCGAGCCGGACGCGCTCATCGTCTCGGCGGGGTTCGATCCCCTCCACGACGACCCGAAGGGTGGGATGAGGCTCCATCCCCGCGACTTCGCCGTCCTCTGCTCGCTCCTGCGGGAAGCCGCGTCCTGCCCGCCCGCCCTCGTCCTCGAGGGGGGTTACGGCCCGTCGCTCGGGGAGGCGGTCCGCGCCGTCCTCGAGATACTCGGGAGCGACGAGGCCTGTCCCTGCCCCCCCGGACTCGTGCCGCGGGCGAGCACGGCGAGAATCGCCCGGCTCCTGCGGAAAGTGATGTTCTGA
- a CDS encoding YcaO-like family protein translates to MNSGLSRTKKVFQDGTHRAAHPRDTEKAARPLMDAVGVEKIVDLGKKDRLGIPCLAARRRRAPRGASRLLPGTGRTRLLARVAAMVAAIERSFGEYQGQPLETDSYEALSSRGAIDPRSLILPRPLPAGEVLHWSEGWDLLAGEGVLVPSNAVFHPYVSRGLAAQLFQSDPVGLACGNTREEAILHGLLEVLERDAMSRAERRRDMGRKIVVDTGGFARELLEKFTAAGIDIHLWLLDGRTRAPVVAAAADDTQQKDPGLLVMGASCHTDPEIAVERALLDVAFSRASYLSGEISTPQRDMFLSRAGYERMKRINREWFAPAPEVSLSSIPGCSTTFIDGDIAALLDDLRHWTGRVCVVDLKPPPLPVVRVVVPGLEVSHHHKDRVATGRQE, encoded by the coding sequence ATGAATTCCGGGCTCTCCCGCACGAAAAAGGTATTCCAGGACGGGACACACAGGGCAGCGCACCCGCGGGACACCGAGAAGGCTGCAAGGCCGCTGATGGATGCCGTCGGCGTGGAGAAGATCGTGGACCTCGGGAAGAAGGACAGGCTCGGCATCCCCTGCCTCGCTGCCCGGCGCCGCCGGGCTCCCCGCGGTGCATCGCGGCTCCTCCCCGGCACGGGCCGGACACGCCTCCTCGCGCGGGTCGCCGCGATGGTGGCCGCAATCGAGCGCTCTTTCGGGGAATACCAGGGACAGCCGCTGGAGACGGACAGCTACGAAGCCCTCTCTTCCCGCGGTGCGATCGACCCCCGGTCGCTCATCCTCCCTAGACCGCTTCCCGCCGGGGAGGTTCTCCACTGGTCGGAGGGGTGGGACCTCCTCGCGGGCGAGGGAGTTCTCGTCCCGAGCAACGCTGTTTTCCACCCGTACGTCTCGCGCGGTCTCGCGGCGCAGCTCTTCCAGAGCGACCCGGTCGGCCTCGCGTGCGGGAACACGAGGGAAGAGGCCATCCTCCACGGCCTCCTCGAGGTCCTCGAGAGGGATGCAATGAGCCGCGCGGAACGCCGCAGGGACATGGGCAGGAAGATCGTGGTCGACACAGGGGGATTCGCGCGGGAATTGCTCGAAAAGTTCACGGCCGCCGGCATCGATATCCACCTCTGGCTGCTTGACGGCAGGACGAGGGCCCCCGTCGTCGCCGCCGCGGCGGACGACACGCAGCAGAAAGACCCGGGACTCCTCGTCATGGGGGCGTCCTGCCATACAGACCCGGAGATCGCGGTCGAGAGGGCACTGCTCGACGTCGCGTTCTCCCGGGCCTCCTACCTCTCGGGGGAGATCTCGACGCCGCAGCGGGACATGTTCCTCTCTCGCGCGGGGTACGAGAGGATGAAGCGGATAAACCGGGAGTGGTTTGCGCCCGCGCCGGAAGTCTCCCTCTCGTCGATCCCCGGCTGCAGCACGACCTTCATCGACGGGGACATCGCGGCCCTCCTCGACGACCTCCGGCATTGGACCGGACGGGTCTGCGTGGTGGACCTAAAACCCCCTCCCCTCCCCGTCGTCAGGGTGGTCGTCCCCGGCCTAGAGGTCTCGCACCACCACAAGGACCGGGTGGCGACGGGGCGGCAGGAATAG
- a CDS encoding DUF2098 domain-containing protein translates to METPRVEVGMRVRYPRTGTTGTVVALTVEGGQTFAELDSTHLRYRVDQLVPARSVEQEKGGAIEDVVEKVRKERDIYSVSGFQEAIARTDQSCEGGG, encoded by the coding sequence ATGGAGACTCCAAGGGTCGAAGTCGGGATGCGGGTGCGGTACCCGCGGACCGGGACAACGGGCACCGTGGTCGCTCTCACGGTCGAGGGTGGGCAGACGTTCGCGGAACTGGACTCGACCCACCTCCGCTACCGCGTCGACCAGCTCGTCCCCGCGAGGAGCGTCGAACAGGAGAAGGGCGGCGCGATCGAGGACGTGGTCGAGAAGGTACGGAAAGAGAGGGACATCTACTCCGTGTCGGGGTTCCAGGAGGCAATCGCCCGCACGGACCAGAGCTGCGAGGGTGGTGGCTAG